The Glycine soja cultivar W05 chromosome 4, ASM419377v2, whole genome shotgun sequence genomic sequence gtgcaattAGTTTAGTTAGGTAGTTCGTTAGTTAGTTAGTAACACTCTATATATTAGtgctagttagttagttagtgacTGAACTCCATTTTGGAGAAAGAACTTCACTTTGGACTTCAttttgtataaaacttgtggtgcatgctttctcttttctctcttcttctctctttttctctcaattattcttcatcttttcactTCTGTTCCACCATTTTGTTACACAAATTTCGTGGTTTCTCCattggtgatgatcatggaGGGCTAAACAATTAATCAATTCAAGGATCCACTCCAAGAAAAGCTGAATTTGAGTCCTGATTTGGTTTTTCTACTCTTTGTGaatgttctttctcttcaatcCTATTTTCGTTTTTAATGATTCTGGTTATGTTTAGGATTGAAAATGGATTAGGTTACGGATTCATctcctaatttcaaaatttaatcacaGATTGTTTGAATGATCTTCCAACATAATTTGTGATTTCAAACAATTTAGAGATTTGATTCGATTGAACTCTCTCTAATGCATTTGAGTGAACTTTCACATTGAACATCATTCATAGTAACTGTGATAATTCTATTTATATTGGTTTGttgaattggattgatgcttttcatcttgaattgtattatgttcttgttttattttgttctttcttcaattttgttttgtgtgttttcaCATTCTTTTAGAGTTGCTTACAAACTGTTTGACAAAAATCCCCCTTCATGTTTATAAGTGAATGAATGTAAGGACCATATTGAATCATATTTCTAAGTTCGATCTAGGTTAATCCTATGCTACAAAATTCtctagtaaatttttttttgaacgaTTCAACATTCGTTATTAGCATTTTCCCCTTTATGCGAGACGCCTTCATGCGGGGGGTTGCGTCCAAAAACGTATGATGTCTGTTTCGTGCAAGCCATCagaaatctgaaaaaaaaagtggaaaaatAAGTCAATAATCCTTCATAATAAATCATTATATTtaactaagaaaataaaattaaaaacattacattagtctataaataataaaacatcaaaacacATAATGAAATCACAATTTCATTGTATGTATGGCCAAAAACTACAACAAAATTGTGTTCCCATTTTGCGTTTGTTCAAAATGCACAACGAAAACATGATCTCGTCGTAGTCTTTGTCCTGACGCACAATAGAATTGCAATTTCGTTGTGTCATTcaagagtaaaaataaaatacatcgTTGCGTATTTCACGACTCCATTGggtgttctttttttttaagaaacggAATTGTGATTCCATTGTACATATATCTACAATGGAATTATGATTTCGTTGAgcacaaaatcacaaaaaaaattaccagCTCAGAGGGACACAAAAGGGAAAAAGGGGGATGGTTGGGAAATGAAGGAGAAGGGGATGGATGGGAAGGGAAAGGAGAATGGAAGAGTTGGGAAGGGGTTTAGAAGGGAAGGGTTGGGAAGGGGAAAGGcacaaaagggaaagaaaaggtAGGGGGTGCTAGGAAGTTGGGAGGCACGGGTagagagaaggaagaagagggaGAAGTGGAGAATTTTAAAATGAGGGGCAAAAGAGTCTTTTCACGATTAGGTAGGGGCTAATAGCAAAAACATTTAGGGGCCCATAGTAACACCTCAAAGTTGATTTGAAAGCTCATGTACATCTTTAGAAGTTTCCAacttgctagattagaagcccaCATTCACTAATTTGATTATTGGAACCATGCAACTGGTCAACTAAGGACTTATAATTAGTTTCAAAGATAGCCCTATGGTAAAATAACCTAATTACTCATTTCATAGCTTGGATTCATGTGTTGAGGTGTGGGGGCAATTTCCCccataagatttttctttttatttgtatatgtgtaataaaaaaatcatccccataagataatttttttgttaaattgaatgttaaattataacaaaatagtttaacttacaatttgataatttttaatatgattaaataaaattttagtctTGTAAATTTGTgctaatttttagtttctacaagtttttttttcatttagtcTATGTAAGTTTACATCTTTTCTATTTAAgttcttttaagatttttttttcatttaatttatagtACTCATAAGTTTggtttagaaactaaaattaaaaaaaaaaaactcaaacttttaggaaaaaaatgggaaaaaaatattacaaataccAAAATTGAAAAGGCTCAAAATTACAAgactaaaaatgacaaaaaaaatacaataccaAAACTGAAGAGGTGCAACTTACGTAATCTGAATtcatatttaagtcattttaataaatatattgatttgcctttcaaaattaataaataaattgactTGGTCTTGCCCAATTCAATAAAGCATGTGGAATTCCATGCACAGTGCAAACTACATTAAGAGAACTATTATGAAAATGGTTTGGTCATCGAAAAGGAAAAAACTTGAGAGAACCAAAAAGTACAACCATGCAGGGTCACTCGTGTGTATAAAGCAAAAACCATTATCCAAAAGCTAGGCGTTTGGACGAAGTCTCCCTCAGCTCATATAAAAGAATGAAAcgaagattaataaaaaaaatcttttaaattaaaaattggcTTTCAAAGTGAGTCCACTTTAAATTTATGCTAAActtacaaagaagaaaaaacaaaaggagggGAATTGAAACTTTCAGCAAACATGAAAGGACATGCAAAAGATTAGATGAGAAAGGATCAGTGTTGTTAAATGGCGGCCATGGCGGCGTCATGACGGAGTTGCGTAGcggatttttgaaaaaacgcCACCGAATAGTGGTGGCGTGGCGGGTTGAAGATGGCGGCGCCATGGCGGTCATGGCGGATATGGTGGCGAGGCGGAAAATggcagaattttttttttttgtccacgGTAGGAGTTGGGCTGACCCGACCCAACCCTACCCGGTAACTTAATGAAAAGCACGACCCCTCCAAGCTTTCAGAGCGCAGCTGCGAGCCCTCCAATCTCCAACACAAAGCGCGACCCTGGAACCTAGCTGTGACCCGCAGCACACAGCAACCAGCAATGACGACCCACGGCGTGAACGGCGGCAACGAGCACGACAACGACGACCCACGGCGCGAACGTCGACGACGACCCACACGCAGAACATCGCGATCCAACTCTAGTGGGCATCTTGaagctttattatttttttttggttttgttttttctgtttgacacccattttttccctttttctattTGACACCCTCTTTTTACTTTCGATAgtcccatttttatttttttttctatttgacacCACAATTTTTTTGTTCAGTCCTCTTTTATAGTTGAACCATCATCTGATGCTGCTATTGCAAGTGCAACGAGGAAAAATAAGGCAGATCCAGGCTGGAAATATTGTCATCCACTGGTGGAAGGAGATACAAACACCATTGTTTGTAATTTCTGTGGAAAAATCACAAAGGGAGGAATAACCAAAGCCAAACAACACCTGATTGGGAAGTCGGGTAACGTTGCAGCTTGCAAGAAAACTCCACCAAATGTAGTCGAAGAGTTGAAGGAATATATGGCTACCAAAAAAAGTGGGAGCACTTACAGTACTTTTGGCAGTGGTAATATGGCAAATATAAGAGATTTTGAATTTGGTGAACCAATTGGATGTGATGGAAGTGAAGAAGATGAGTTTGCAGACTTTTGTAATGTTGCTGCAAGTGCAAAGACAAAGTGTGGAACTAAAAAAGGACCAATGGACAAATTTTGTAAGAATCCAGAAAATGCAATCAATCGGAGAAAAATGGAGATGTTGAGGCAAATGAACATAAGAGAGTCAATGGATAAGAATGAAGTATTGAAGGTGCATCAACATATTGCTCGCTTTTGGTACCAAGCAGGTTTGTCATTCAACCTCATTAAATTGAAAAGCTTTGAGAATATGGTTGCAGCCATTGGTCAATATGGGTCATATTTGCCCATTCCTAGCTATCATGACATTAGAGTTCCACTCCTGAAGAAGGAAGTTGAATATACTGAAAATTTGATGAAAGGTCATAGGGAGCAATGGGTCAAGTATGGTTGTACTATTATGTCTGATGCATGGACTGATCGGAAACAAAGatgcatcattaattttttgattaacTCTCAAGCTGGTTCCATGTTTTTGAAGTCTGTTGATGGATCTGATTTTGTAAAGAAAGGTGAAAAGCTTTTTGAGTTGCTTGATGCCATTGTGGTGGAAGTTGGAGAAGAGAATGTTGTTCAAGTTGTAACCGATAATGGGAGCAACTATGTTTTAGTAGGTAAGTTGTTAGAGGAGAAAAGGAAACATATTTATTGGACTCCTTGTGCAGCTCATTGTATTGATTTGATGCTTGAAGATATTGGGAAGCTTCCCTTGATAAGGAAGACAATTAGAAGGGCAATTAATCTAGTTGGGTTTATCTATGCCCATTCTAGTACCTTAAGTTTATTGAGAAATTTTACAAACAAGAGGGAATTGGTGAGACATGCTATTACTAGATTTGCCACTTCTTATCTAACCTTGGAAAGGCTtcacaaagagaaagaaaatattagaaaGATGTTTACTTCTGATgaatggaccttgaacaagctatCTAAGGAGCCTAAGGGAAAAGAAGCTACAAAGGTAGTTCTCATGCCTTCTTTTTGGAATAGTGTGGTTTACACTCTTAAAGTCATGGCTCCACTTGTGAAAGTGCTTCGTCTTGTGGATGGTAAAAAGAAACCAGCCATGGGCTATATTTATGAAGCAATGGACAAggcaaaagaaacaattatcaAGTCTTTCAACAACAATGAAAGCAAGTATAAAGATGTGTTTGCAATCATTGATAAAAGATGGAATTGTCAGCTTCATAGGCCATTGCATGCAGCTGCCCACTTCTTAAATCCAGAGTTCTTTTATGACAACACTGACTTGGAGGCAAATGTTTGGGTCACAAACTCCAAATTTGCAAAAGCtagttattaaaattttgagtttgaCTTGCAGTGCTTCAGGATGTGAAAGAAATTGGAGTGTGTTTGAGCAAGTAATTGTGACAAAACTCTAactatagtttttaattttatttaattttgatgatcaagttttatttggagtatatttgagattgaaatcaacatttattttttatgttgtagattcattccaaaaaaagaaataggctTGAGCACAAGAGGTTGCATGATTTGGTGTTTGTCAAATACAACCAACAATTGAAGCAAAGATATAATGCAagagatgaaattgatccaatttttcttaatgatattgatgtgtGCAATGAATGGCTCGTGCGAGAGATGGAtcaagatgatgataatgatgctggaaatgatttggtatttgaagatgatgatgctcTAAATTGGGCAACTGTGTATCAGGCTTCGGGGGTTGGAGAGTGTAGGATGTATACTAGGCggaaaaagcaaaaaacaacAAGTGTTGTTGCTGCCCAAACTTCTAAAAAACAGGCAATGGTTGTTGGATCTTCATCAAGGAAGCAAAAAGCAgtccaagaaaatgatgaagatcTAGATTTTGAGGAGAATATTGATCTTgaatctgaagaagaagaaatcatggTCAATTTTGAGGCGTCTGATGGggaagagggagagggagatgcTCCATTACCATATGATAACAACGAAGATGATTATGTTGGGATTGGAGAAAATGATTAGAGCCTCAACCTTCCCTTTGCACTTTGCattatgtttttatcattttcttattttgaactctttaatgagtttatttggtgttggtacttgattattgtatgaactcatgaaacttttttagtttatttgaatgcaatcctttgttttttcaatttcaatgagtttatatatatgtttttttttttgtccgtcATGACATCCGCCATTTTCCGCTACGTCATCCGCCATATTTTTATGGCGGATTTTTGACTTTCCGCCATGAACCGCCATCTGCCATTAACAACTTTCACATCATGCTTAGACTATTAAGATGC encodes the following:
- the LOC114410649 gene encoding uncharacterized protein LOC114410649; translated protein: MTELRSGFLKKRHRIVVAWRVEDGGAMAVMADMVARRKMAEFFFFVHGRSWADPTQPYPSSFIVEPSSDAAIASATRKNKADPGWKYCHPLVEGDTNTIVCNFCGKITKGGITKAKQHLIGKSGNVAACKKTPPNVVEELKEYMATKKSGSTYSTFGSGNMANIRDFEFGEPIGCDGSEEDEFADFCNVAASAKTKCGTKKGPMDKFCKNPENAINRRKMEMLRQMNIRESMDKNEVLKVHQHIARFWYQAGLSFNLIKLKSFENMVAAIGQYGSYLPIPSYHDIRVPLLKKEVEYTENLMKGHREQWVKYGCTIMSDAWTDRKQRCIINFLINSQAGSMFLKSVDGSDFVKKGEKLFELLDAIVVEVGEENVVQVVTDNGSNYVLVGKLLEEKRKHIYWTPCAAHCIDLMLEDIGKLPLIRKTIRRAINLVGFIYAHSSTLSLLRNFTNKRELVRHAITRFATSYLTLERLHKEKENIRKMFTSDEWTLNKLSKEPKGKEATKVVLMPSFWNSVVYTLKVMAPLVKVLRLVDGKKKPAMGYIYEAMDKMELSAS